A single Oncorhynchus kisutch isolate 150728-3 linkage group LG19, Okis_V2, whole genome shotgun sequence DNA region contains:
- the LOC109864661 gene encoding macrophage migration inhibitory factor: MPMFLVNTNVAKSDIPPALLSEATDELAKAMGKPVQYLAVHIVPDQLMMFGGKGDPCALCSLHSIGKIEGAQKQYSKLLCGLLNKHLGISPDRIYVNFFDMEAANVAWNNSTFG; encoded by the exons ATGCCTATGTTTTTGGTGAATACTAATGTGGCTAAGAGTGACATTCCTCCTGCTCTGTTGTCTGAGGCAACAGATGAACTGGCCAAGGCGATGGGCAAACCTGTGCAG taccttGCTGTGCACATTGTCCCAGACCAGTTGATGATGTTTGGGGGGAAAGGAGACCCTTGTGCCCTCTGCTCCCTTCACAGCATTGGGAAGATTGAAGGAGCTCAGAAGCAGTACTCTAAACTACTGTGTGGACTGCTCAACAAACACCTGGGCATCTCCCCTGACAg GATTTACGTGAACTTCTTTGACATGGAGGCAGCGAACGTGGCCTGGAACAACTCTACTTTTGGTTGA